The Pyrodictium delaneyi genome contains a region encoding:
- a CDS encoding methyltransferase domain-containing protein — MSREKHGSIDERELGKTVQLLYEAFQSIEAVGGSLSPYVPTQDYIVEPILQLLDAMAHGRRSARGEGQQPVYYEPGCGAGRVAERAAKRGFYTLCLELDEYLAKAAAEKLANSPNADVVIGDLSVFRPRRVDAVYAYLLPRAVQRVLDVLAGQGAPLLSLDYPAEDDSGVLAAARLEIEARSIYAYKL, encoded by the coding sequence TGAGCAGGGAGAAGCATGGCAGTATAGACGAGAGGGAGCTGGGGAAAACAGTACAGTTGCTCTACGAGGCCTTCCAGTCAATAGAAGCTGTTGGTGGTAGCCTCTCGCCCTACGTCCCGACGCAAGACTACATAGTGGAGCCCATACTACAGCTCCTAGACGCTATGGCTCATGGTCGTCGTAGTGCGAGAGGAGAAGGCCAGCAGCCAGTCTACTACGAGCCCGGTTGTGGAGCCGGCAGAGTAGCCGAGAGAGCGGCGAAGAGGGGCTTCTACACACTCTGTCTCGAGCTAGACGAGTACCTAGCCAAAGCTGCAGCAGAGAAGCTCGCCAACAGCCCCAACGCGGACGTGGTAATAGGCGACCTCTCCGTTTTCCGACCCCGCCGGGTAGACGCGGTCTACGCCTACCTGCTACCCCGGGCTGTACAGCGCGTCCTAGACGTCCTCGCAGGGCAGGGGGCTCCACTCCTGAGCCTAGACTATCCTGCCGAGGACGACAGTGGCGTGCTAGCAGCAGCGCGGCTAGAGATAGAAGCACGGAGCATCTACGCTTACAAGCTCTAA
- a CDS encoding GNAT family N-acetyltransferase: MNGQERLVCSFVPGNATLKDGSTVGISSPGEDARDLLLGLFQKLSLDTVLLRFLRPIKYWEPVVNDILSNARIIIIGLRDGEAVASAEAYDTGIRGIAELGIVVRDDLQGKGLGTTLTALLALCLLEKGYHALEAYFDPGNIAMRRIMVDKLGGRVIGYGRDMVFTRLDLEPNRERLLAVLRERYKSVNREL, translated from the coding sequence TTGAATGGGCAAGAGAGGCTCGTGTGCAGCTTCGTGCCAGGTAACGCTACCCTCAAGGACGGAAGCACTGTCGGGATATCATCTCCCGGCGAGGATGCACGTGATCTGCTGCTTGGTCTCTTTCAGAAGCTTAGTCTCGATACCGTGTTGTTAAGGTTTCTGAGGCCTATCAAGTACTGGGAGCCAGTGGTCAACGACATACTATCCAATGCTAGGATAATAATAATAGGGCTCCGGGACGGAGAGGCTGTGGCCAGCGCTGAAGCGTATGATACCGGTATACGTGGTATAGCCGAGCTTGGCATAGTCGTCCGAGACGACCTCCAGGGCAAGGGGCTCGGCACAACGCTAACCGCGCTGTTAGCGCTTTGTCTGCTAGAGAAGGGGTACCATGCCCTTGAAGCCTACTTCGACCCCGGAAACATAGCAATGAGGAGAATTATGGTGGACAAGCTGGGCGGCCGTGTGATCGGCTATGGCAGGGACATGGTGTTCACGAGGCTAGATCTAGAGCCTAACCGTGAGCGCTTGCTCGCTGTTCTCCGGGAGCGTTACAAGTCAGTGAATAGAGAGCTGTAG
- a CDS encoding DUF4129 domain-containing protein, producing the protein MHLRDSRRVTALTLLVLVLLSVLIPALPAHAQSSTDLADQLRRLLEQLYNNTINYSEAVQLYQDIASCSQPPLSDKAARTAKVLEEAAQGRVTTQLVKETLLDYVYSAGENIDAFAGCSSSLVYRSILLAFSVPTPAGLLPASLPTDTMSQTAMQLAYEIVYRLTGSSELATRAASIARADPYAGLLLVGLAGRPDQDFWTTIATNTTSRSGLCLVYSLASTDVIPSDTAVAALAAVAGAAYAYGPGEVLSKAAHMLETGDLICYAATVNLLDAAYRGYVDRLLPLYTLPEGLEPPEAPVVGGLDAARLAGALAAREGHEPSILLAALARIQGRLVASPSGLAAVMRAHNASIPSLPSGSSYCTVFEAAVRSILDPDVTETQAAWSVAAAAASLCYADTGSPEPLIALLLFQPFTAPDPWLLAEGIKRQASQNGDQAFAGYASKVSQLAWEGRLEEAASVEPEGPPETRLAYILFSAAVAGLQEGFNPLVVNVDNSTALALLEAAGFESPRDAVLVVLDPARVMEEIVKSNTTSLEQLGALARAASIRPLHGGYVLDYADVRVVSWTIVHMYSWLRDGYELPPPGQPPGGDTLLSWALGYLTTMQPPAKPAGDAGEGQHVAITNTTTVEGEPSTTSNTTANSEASAPVNATDIGVASPEIEQLARQLESLADMLRTVPGNDTARQAQAEAIAELLDQIAQSIREGDYASAVAASQQLQQMLEETTGSDVLQLLQLAQLLRNDTSSWDVAQILAKAASLRLENSTVSIDLGEMSQLTDLLATTGQQSLLNELERAVTSGEAEKVADIIETIASRGGEEQLREAIRILAEESGAGEEVARILEIRGLGDLAAQLYQVLGGQTPQAVAGTAQEAVELPVSGSYTAGSQASNATVYQSPSLPKLPPAPSLPSNLPGLAGLGFLAAPLLLAGLALLAATRYREIMALVARVRLARLERRLASSVAGDARPREARRVIVEAFSQILRLYEAVYAPRAVSETHREYAGKLPVEEKTRYIPAAMVYEKAKFSNEPVSGRDVETLQRILSEIRRVIGALDNAKSGMKRKLLGGRK; encoded by the coding sequence ATGCATCTTCGGGATAGCCGACGCGTTACGGCACTAACACTACTTGTACTGGTGCTGCTATCAGTCCTCATCCCCGCTCTACCGGCCCATGCACAATCATCAACAGACCTAGCCGATCAACTCCGTAGACTGCTCGAGCAGCTCTACAACAACACGATCAACTATAGTGAGGCAGTCCAGCTCTACCAGGATATAGCCTCATGCTCGCAGCCTCCGCTCTCGGACAAAGCTGCTAGGACAGCAAAGGTTCTAGAGGAGGCGGCCCAGGGTCGAGTCACGACCCAGCTAGTCAAGGAGACATTGTTAGACTACGTGTACTCGGCGGGAGAGAACATAGACGCCTTCGCGGGCTGTAGCTCCAGTCTAGTTTACCGGAGCATCCTGCTAGCATTCTCTGTCCCAACACCTGCTGGGCTCCTCCCCGCCTCCCTGCCCACAGACACCATGAGCCAGACTGCGATGCAGCTAGCCTACGAGATAGTGTACAGACTCACCGGGAGCAGCGAGCTAGCGACAAGGGCAGCAAGTATAGCCCGTGCGGACCCCTACGCTGGCCTACTCCTGGTCGGGCTCGCTGGCCGCCCAGACCAGGACTTCTGGACAACCATAGCCACGAATACCACTAGCCGCAGCGGCCTCTGCCTCGTATACTCGCTTGCCTCGACAGACGTCATACCCTCAGACACAGCGGTTGCAGCCCTCGCTGCCGTGGCAGGGGCGGCCTACGCCTATGGCCCCGGAGAAGTATTGTCGAAAGCAGCCCATATGCTCGAGACGGGCGACCTCATATGCTATGCAGCCACCGTGAACTTGTTAGACGCAGCGTACCGCGGCTACGTTGACAGACTCCTCCCCCTCTACACGCTCCCCGAGGGCCTAGAGCCACCCGAGGCCCCAGTAGTAGGGGGCCTCGACGCAGCCCGACTAGCCGGCGCACTTGCTGCAAGGGAAGGGCATGAGCCTAGCATCCTACTCGCAGCCCTGGCCAGGATACAGGGCAGGCTTGTGGCTAGCCCCTCCGGGCTAGCAGCGGTCATGCGGGCCCATAATGCCTCTATTCCGTCGTTGCCCAGCGGGAGTAGCTACTGTACAGTTTTCGAGGCTGCTGTGAGGAGCATCCTCGACCCCGACGTAACAGAGACCCAAGCAGCGTGGAGCGTCGCTGCTGCGGCGGCGAGCCTCTGCTACGCCGATACCGGGTCCCCCGAGCCGCTGATAGCCCTACTCCTCTTCCAGCCCTTTACGGCCCCCGACCCGTGGCTGTTAGCCGAGGGCATCAAGCGCCAGGCTAGCCAGAACGGTGACCAGGCCTTCGCCGGCTATGCCTCGAAGGTATCCCAGCTCGCGTGGGAGGGGAGGCTGGAGGAAGCAGCAAGTGTAGAGCCCGAGGGGCCTCCTGAGACCCGTCTAGCATACATACTGTTCTCGGCTGCTGTAGCAGGGCTACAGGAAGGATTCAATCCCCTTGTGGTCAACGTGGACAATTCTACTGCTTTAGCCTTGCTCGAGGCGGCTGGTTTCGAGTCGCCCCGGGACGCAGTCCTAGTAGTGCTGGACCCGGCCCGAGTGATGGAAGAGATTGTGAAGAGTAATACTACGTCACTGGAGCAGTTAGGAGCCCTCGCCCGAGCGGCCTCGATACGGCCCCTCCACGGGGGCTACGTTCTCGACTATGCCGACGTACGCGTGGTGTCCTGGACTATAGTCCACATGTACTCCTGGCTCCGCGATGGCTACGAGTTACCGCCTCCAGGCCAGCCTCCCGGCGGGGATACGCTACTATCCTGGGCTCTGGGCTACCTGACTACCATGCAGCCGCCGGCCAAGCCGGCTGGGGACGCCGGAGAGGGTCAGCATGTGGCCATAACGAACACAACAACTGTGGAGGGAGAGCCTAGCACGACTAGCAATACTACAGCAAATAGTGAGGCTAGCGCGCCCGTTAACGCCACGGATATAGGGGTGGCATCGCCCGAGATAGAGCAGCTCGCCCGACAGCTAGAAAGCCTAGCTGACATGCTCCGCACGGTGCCTGGTAACGATACAGCTAGGCAGGCTCAGGCTGAAGCAATAGCGGAGCTGCTAGACCAGATAGCCCAGAGCATACGCGAAGGAGACTACGCCTCCGCGGTAGCCGCTAGCCAGCAGCTACAACAGATGCTAGAGGAGACAACAGGTAGTGATGTACTGCAGCTACTCCAGCTAGCCCAGCTTCTCCGAAACGATACAAGCTCCTGGGATGTAGCCCAAATTCTGGCCAAGGCGGCTAGCCTCAGGCTAGAGAACAGCACAGTGTCGATAGACCTAGGGGAGATGAGCCAGCTAACCGACCTCCTCGCCACGACTGGGCAGCAGAGTCTTCTAAACGAGCTAGAGAGAGCTGTAACAAGTGGAGAGGCCGAGAAAGTCGCAGACATAATAGAGACGATAGCTAGTAGAGGCGGCGAAGAACAGCTCCGTGAGGCCATCAGGATTCTCGCCGAGGAGAGCGGTGCCGGCGAAGAAGTGGCAAGGATCTTAGAGATAAGAGGGCTTGGAGACTTGGCAGCCCAGCTCTACCAGGTCCTTGGAGGCCAGACGCCCCAAGCGGTAGCAGGTACAGCCCAGGAGGCCGTAGAGCTGCCAGTCTCCGGCAGCTATACTGCTGGCTCACAGGCATCGAATGCTACGGTGTACCAGTCTCCAAGCCTCCCCAAGCTCCCGCCAGCGCCTAGTCTCCCTAGCAACCTCCCAGGCTTAGCTGGGCTCGGCTTCCTAGCAGCACCACTACTCCTTGCAGGTCTAGCACTACTAGCGGCTACCCGGTACCGGGAGATAATGGCTCTCGTTGCCCGCGTAAGGCTCGCAAGGCTAGAACGCCGTCTAGCATCCTCAGTGGCTGGAGACGCTAGGCCCCGGGAGGCACGAAGAGTAATAGTGGAGGCGTTTAGCCAGATCCTCCGCCTCTATGAGGCCGTCTATGCGCCCCGAGCGGTTAGCGAGACGCACCGCGAGTATGCTGGGAAGCTGCCCGTGGAGGAGAAGACGCGTTACATCCCGGCGGCGATGGTCTACGAGAAGGCAAAGTTCAGTAACGAGCCGGTTAGCGGTCGCGACGTGGAGACTCTGCAGAGGATTCTATCCGAGATAAGACGCGTCATAGGAGCGCTGGATAATGCGAAGAGTGGTATGAAGAGGAAGCTGCTAGGTGGCAGGAAGTGA
- a CDS encoding AAA family ATPase, whose translation MSTASPVSTIARLAERVTSEVSKVVYGLEEELRIILAALLAGGHVLLEGVPGVAKTTLAKALASSMKLEFKRIQFTPDLLPSDIIGTMVYDQRSGEFRLRRGPVFTNILLADEINRASPRTQSALLEAMQERQVTIEGQTLSLPEPFLVIATQNPIELEGTFPLPEAQIDRFLVKVVIPMPGREVLRRILRGLETIESWPVEPVASREDVVEARKAIWSVEVSDPVLDYIIDLVEETHRHPDVRLGAGPRAAIALQQVARALAAMEGRSYVIPDDVKTAARYVLVHRIILKPEAEAEGRRPEDVLDTILSKVPVPVP comes from the coding sequence TTGAGTACAGCTTCACCCGTTAGTACAATAGCTAGGCTAGCCGAGAGGGTTACCAGCGAGGTATCAAAAGTAGTCTATGGGTTAGAGGAGGAGCTACGCATAATTCTCGCAGCTCTGCTGGCTGGAGGACATGTGCTCCTGGAGGGTGTCCCAGGTGTCGCGAAAACAACACTAGCCAAGGCGCTCGCTTCCAGCATGAAGCTGGAGTTCAAAAGGATACAGTTCACTCCTGATCTCCTTCCTAGCGACATAATCGGCACGATGGTCTATGACCAGAGGAGTGGCGAGTTTCGGCTCCGCCGCGGCCCCGTGTTCACCAATATACTCCTTGCAGACGAGATCAACCGCGCCTCGCCTAGAACCCAGAGTGCATTGCTGGAAGCGATGCAGGAGCGGCAGGTAACCATAGAAGGGCAGACCCTCAGTCTCCCCGAGCCGTTCCTCGTCATAGCCACCCAGAACCCGATAGAGCTTGAGGGCACATTTCCTCTACCCGAGGCGCAGATAGACAGGTTCCTCGTCAAAGTAGTCATCCCGATGCCTGGCAGAGAAGTCCTGCGAAGGATACTCCGCGGCCTCGAGACTATCGAGAGCTGGCCGGTCGAGCCAGTAGCAAGCAGGGAAGACGTAGTAGAAGCCCGAAAGGCCATATGGAGCGTAGAGGTCAGTGATCCGGTCCTAGACTACATCATAGACCTAGTAGAGGAGACCCATCGCCATCCCGACGTGAGACTCGGCGCAGGCCCTCGAGCAGCCATTGCACTACAGCAGGTGGCGCGTGCCCTTGCAGCCATGGAGGGCCGGAGCTACGTTATACCCGATGATGTGAAGACTGCAGCGCGTTACGTGCTAGTACACAGGATTATACTCAAGCCCGAAGCCGAGGCCGAGGGACGCCGTCCTGAAGATGTATTGGACACAATACTATCCAAGGTGCCGGTTCCCGTTCCCTAG
- a CDS encoding DUF58 domain-containing protein — protein MIDSGIFERISEFIAPLTPRGHAVLFLSASLLAAGLLAGSDAAPKLLAAGVALFLLIVVEHEIFLARAAALSRVKVRWAIEHPLVEGRRATVKIILENPGLIPIEHLEVYDTPPRLFRWDESSPPRAVVVLPALGATEVSYSVIPVVGKHEWVGPLRLIVEDLFGFFRAERLIETGLPIVNVQPRTLDVPGRRSALPTVLQPGGVTRLRRRGIGTEFMELREYSPDDDIRLVDWKASARTGKLMVKVFEQESVLRVAIVLDALPTMFRGVLGETKIEYAARLVASLSEYLARRGDTFRIYLVDPQGTVYASPWLHGRASGSAARRFVAEKLAWPQADEATQPPQARAEAIASVLLRTLPRGKTIVFLISDFGEEEETAVIYASALARLQALRHEVYAVSPLTTLFEASALRGTAAAVYRLLAYEKIKTYTGIFRELRRHGVHVAAAGPSDLLTILLERLERMRGVTA, from the coding sequence TTGATCGACTCGGGTATATTTGAGCGAATTAGCGAGTTTATAGCACCGCTTACTCCTCGTGGTCACGCTGTTCTCTTCCTCTCTGCGAGCCTGCTAGCAGCCGGGCTACTTGCAGGCTCCGATGCCGCCCCCAAGCTCTTGGCGGCAGGTGTAGCCCTCTTCCTCCTCATCGTCGTTGAGCACGAGATCTTCCTAGCCAGAGCTGCAGCTCTCTCGAGAGTGAAAGTCCGTTGGGCCATAGAACACCCGCTAGTAGAAGGCCGACGTGCAACTGTGAAGATAATCCTAGAGAACCCCGGGCTTATCCCCATAGAGCACCTAGAGGTCTACGATACGCCTCCTCGGCTCTTCCGCTGGGACGAGTCCAGTCCTCCAAGAGCTGTCGTCGTTCTCCCCGCCCTCGGCGCAACTGAGGTAAGTTATAGCGTCATACCAGTCGTGGGTAAGCATGAATGGGTTGGCCCTCTCCGCTTGATTGTGGAAGACTTGTTTGGCTTCTTTCGCGCCGAGAGGCTAATTGAGACTGGGCTTCCCATTGTGAATGTCCAACCTCGTACTCTGGATGTACCTGGCCGCCGTTCCGCACTACCCACGGTTCTTCAACCCGGAGGCGTAACTCGGCTCCGACGCCGTGGCATAGGCACAGAGTTTATGGAGCTGCGGGAGTACAGCCCTGACGACGACATAAGGCTTGTGGATTGGAAAGCATCAGCCCGGACCGGCAAGCTCATGGTGAAGGTGTTTGAGCAAGAGTCAGTACTCCGCGTAGCAATAGTACTTGACGCTCTCCCCACGATGTTCCGTGGCGTGTTGGGTGAGACTAAGATAGAATATGCGGCTCGGTTAGTAGCATCGCTATCAGAGTACCTGGCGAGACGTGGTGACACTTTCCGTATTTACCTTGTGGATCCTCAAGGAACTGTCTATGCGTCTCCCTGGCTTCACGGCCGTGCCAGTGGCTCTGCTGCGCGCAGATTCGTAGCAGAGAAGCTCGCCTGGCCCCAAGCCGATGAAGCTACACAGCCGCCCCAGGCCCGTGCTGAGGCCATAGCCTCTGTTCTCTTAAGGACGCTGCCACGGGGCAAAACGATAGTCTTCCTGATAAGCGACTTCGGTGAAGAGGAGGAGACAGCAGTCATCTACGCCTCCGCACTTGCCCGCCTCCAAGCACTGCGCCACGAGGTCTACGCAGTCTCGCCCCTCACAACCCTGTTCGAAGCCAGCGCCCTTCGAGGCACAGCGGCAGCTGTATACAGACTGCTAGCCTACGAGAAGATAAAGACGTATACGGGTATATTCCGCGAGCTGCGCCGCCACGGTGTACACGTAGCAGCTGCAGGGCCCAGTGACTTGCTCACAATCTTGCTAGAGAGGCTCGAGAGGATGAGGGGTGTGACTGCTTGA
- a CDS encoding ABC transporter ATP-binding protein: protein MLEVNNIEVVYHPYILVLKGISIQVPEKSVVAVLGPNGAGKTTLLKAVSGLIKLDRGRVTKGYISYMGERIENSDPEDVSRRGIVYVVEGRRVFKELTVEENIEAVAYAWRGKNPDPDLVYKYFPKLRARRNTRVGYLSGGEQQMLAIGLALLARPRLLLLDEPSLGLAPKIVSEVYDSIRRLHEEEGMTILLAEQNARKALEIADHGYIIENGKIVLEGPAEKLREDKDVKEFYLGMRGAEAGSYRRAKWYRRKKRWV from the coding sequence ATGCTCGAGGTCAACAACATAGAGGTAGTATACCACCCCTATATACTGGTGCTGAAGGGCATTAGCATCCAGGTGCCCGAGAAGAGCGTCGTAGCAGTCCTCGGGCCTAACGGGGCAGGGAAGACCACACTACTCAAGGCTGTCTCCGGCCTCATCAAGCTTGACCGTGGCCGGGTTACTAAGGGCTATATCAGCTACATGGGTGAGCGCATCGAGAACAGTGACCCCGAGGACGTGTCCCGGCGGGGCATAGTCTATGTGGTTGAGGGTCGCCGCGTCTTCAAGGAGCTCACCGTGGAGGAGAACATCGAGGCAGTAGCCTATGCATGGAGGGGCAAGAACCCTGACCCAGACCTGGTTTACAAGTACTTCCCCAAGCTCAGGGCCCGCCGGAACACACGGGTGGGTTACCTCAGCGGTGGAGAGCAACAGATGCTCGCTATAGGGCTCGCGCTGCTCGCCCGGCCGAGGCTCCTCCTGCTCGACGAGCCTAGCCTAGGCCTTGCACCCAAGATAGTCTCGGAGGTCTACGACTCTATAAGGAGGCTCCACGAGGAGGAAGGTATGACGATACTCCTAGCAGAGCAGAATGCGCGGAAGGCCCTCGAGATTGCCGACCACGGCTACATAATCGAAAACGGGAAGATAGTGCTAGAGGGGCCAGCTGAGAAGCTACGCGAGGATAAGGACGTGAAAGAGTTCTACCTCGGCATGCGTGGCGCGGAAGCAGGCAGCTACCGGCGGGCTAAGTGGTATCGTCGTAAGAAGCGCTGGGTATAA